A single window of Solea solea chromosome 9, fSolSol10.1, whole genome shotgun sequence DNA harbors:
- the LOC131465516 gene encoding E3 ubiquitin-protein ligase RNF14-like — protein sequence MSADLEEQEDELLALHSIFDTEEFIRKESNNAGELRVSAELPAHFSVSLTEGETVRQYEISFLPHLLLTFTFPADYPSSSPPSFTLTCSWLTHTQLSALGSHLTDLYQATGGAVVLFSWVQFLREDVLRFLDIHTTLELPSDDHSTQDSQNTALSLTKNNPGASESGSTDEQSWNSTDVEVSASASSGELDTQGAAASLPVQETLTTDLSVTPSQTLLSQILIHDAEQRQKAFAFTVFDCSVCCVGWLGSDCVHLSECGHIICKGCLAEFCRIRITEGNVRGVACPQANCTASPTPAQVKDLVGDKLFSRYDRLLLMSTLDRMSDVTYCPQRACGSPVILEKSSTAAMCSVCNFAFCVTCKKTYHGTNTCAPKASVAKGQILTDEQQGGADLPQSREGMKVLMDDYTGGSKERKRLLLSRYGRKAMQVVLPEYLSEDWVVIHSKNCPHCFCKIQKDGGCNMMTCSRCRRHFCWRCLTRLPEFGAGGHFEDGTCSLHTGYD from the exons ATGAGCGCGGACTTGGAGGAGCAGGAAGACGAGCTGCTCGCCCTCCACAGTATCTTTGACACCGAGGAATTTATCCGGAAGGAGTCGAACAATGCCGGAGAATTACGAGTGTCGGCGGAGCTTCCGGCACATTTCAGTGTGTCACTGACAGAAG GTGAAACAGTGAGACAATATGAAATCTCATTCCTTCCACATCTGCTCCTGACCTTTACCTTCCCCGCAGACTACccatcctcctctcctccctcgtTCACCCTCACCTGCAGCTggctcacgcacacacag CTCTCTGCACTGGGATCTCATCTCACTGATCTCTACCAGGCCACAGGAGGTGCTGTGGTGCTCTTCTCCTGGGTGCAGTTTCTCAGAGAGGATGTCCTCAGGTTCCTGGATATTCACACTACTCTGGAGCTCCCCTCAGACGACCACAGCACTCAGGACTCACAGAATACTGCACTGTCATTAACAAAGAATAATCCAGGTGCTTCAGAATCAGGATCCACAGATGAACAAAGCTGGAACAGCACAGATGTGGAAGTCTCAGCCTCTGCCTCCTCAGGAGAGTTGGATACACaaggagctgctgcttctctgccGGTCCAAGAAACCTTGACCACTGATCTCTCCGTGACtccatcacaaaccctgctgtcCCAGATCCTGATCCATGATGCTGAGCAGAGACAGAAGGCATTTGCCTTCACAGTGTTTGACTGCAGCGTGTGCTGTGTGGGCTGGCTCGGTTCAGACTGTGTGCACTTGTCCGAGTGTGGACACATCATCTGCAAGGGTTGTCTCGCAGAGTTCTGTAGAATCAGGATAACAGAGGGGAACGTCCGCGGTGTCGCCTGTCCTCAGGCAAACTGCACAGCCAGCCCCACACCTGCACAG GTGAAAGATCTGGTGGGTGACAAGCTGTTTAGCCGCTACGATCGTCTCCTTCTAATGTCCACTCTGGACCGCATGTCTG ATGTCACGTACTGTCCCCAGCGTGCCTGTGGTTCTCCCGTCATCCTGGAGAAGTCCAGCACTGCAGCAATGTGCTCTGTGTGCAATTTTGCTTTCTGTGTCACCTGCAAAAAGACATACCATGGAACCAACACCTGTGCGCCAAAGGCGAGTGTGGCGAAAGGACAGATTCTCACAGACGAACAGCAAGGCGGTGCCGATCTGCCACAGTCACGAG AGGGGATGAAGGTTCTGATGGACGACTACACTGGAGGCAGTAAAGAGAGGAAGCGCCTCCTGCTGAGCAGATACGGACGCAAGGCGATGCAGGTCGTCCTGCCGGAGTATCTGAGCGAAGACTGGGTCGTCATCCACAGCAAGAACTGTCCGCACTGCTTCTGCAAAATACAG AAGGACGGAGGATGTAACATGATGACCTGCTCCAGGTGTAGACGGCATTTCTGCTGGCGATGTCTCACCAGACTGCCTGAATTTGGTGCAGGTGGTCACTTTGAGGACGGTACCTGCTCGCTCCATACAGGTTACGACTAA